One window of Bactrocera tryoni isolate S06 chromosome 2, CSIRO_BtryS06_freeze2, whole genome shotgun sequence genomic DNA carries:
- the LOC120769094 gene encoding putative mediator of RNA polymerase II transcription subunit 26 isoform X1: MNSATKVGEIFTAAGQAFSRLGDLTMQLHPNAESPSGKWTEEEINMLHSSILRFSDDLNKISSSIKNRTVSQIRQALKKKAFEDAGIPAKQVPVQQVQHVIQTVQQLPTQQTHVVKQQTIQLNTIQQQHQNVNVITQQQQQHHQPQQTQSGTPQTVHIQHVQRILPVQTTQVAQQQHHPQPTLTAPQSLQTSPKQIIIQQTSAATQIIQQPQTTTVTLQQFQQLQQQQKALLAVSTGSTMATVTENVVLQPATSTQMAQVVQSVQQQSAQQQTTSQQALAVASSAAAITAVAPTTVMVPATGVVSGVAVTTTAPQTTSSIALKSGPDVMMTLNRINTQEHEEECLPADVVKLDFANEEVTG, encoded by the exons ATGAATTCGGCGACGAAA GTTGGCGAAATATTTACAGCCGCTGGCCAAGCTTTTAGTCGTTTGGGAGATTTAACAATGCAATTGCATCCAAATGCCGAATCGCCATCAGG CAAGTGGACCGAAGAGGAGATAAATATGCTACATTCATCCATACTACGTTTTTCGgatgatttgaataaaataagctCAAGCATTAAAAATAGGACAGT TTCTCAAATACGACAAGCACTTAAGAAGAAGGCTTTCGAAGATGCCGGTATACCAGCCAAACAGGTGCCTGTGCAGCAAGTACAACATGTCATACAGACCGTGCAACAATTGCCAACACAACAAACGCATGTTGTAAAACAGCAAACAATACAATTGAATACaatacagcaacaacaccaaaatgtgaatgtaataacgcaacaacaacagcagcaccaTCAACCACAACAAACCCAGTCTGGCACACCACAAACAGTGCATATACAACATGTTCAACGTATATTGCCGGTGCAGACAACACAGGTGGCACAGCAGCAACATCATCCTCAACCAACATTAACTGCGCCACAATCGCTACAGACATCACCCAAACAAATTATCATACAACAAACCAGCGCAGCAACACAAATCATACAACAACCACAGACTACCACAGTGACGTTGCAGCAATTCCAAcaattgcaacagcaacaaaaagcaTTGTTGGCCGTATCAACAGGATCAACAATGGCTACTGTGACGGAGAATGTGGTTTTACAACCTGCTACGTCGACGCAAATGGCGCAGGTGGTGCAGTCCGTGCAGCAACAGTCAGCGCAGCAGCAAACAACGTCGCAACAAGCTTTAGCGGTGGCTAGTAGTGCTGCTGCCATAACTGCTGTGGCGCCTACGACAGTTATGGTGCCAGCTACAGGTGTTGTAAGTGGTGTGGCTGTAACGACTACCGCACCGCAAACTACAAGTTCTATAGCTTTGAAATCTGGTCCTGATGTGATGATGACACTGAATCGTATCAACACTCAGGAACACGAAGAAGAATGTCTACCCGCTGATGTGGTCAAATTGGATTTTGCCAATGAAGAGGTAACCGGATGA
- the LOC120769094 gene encoding uncharacterized protein DDB_G0285291 isoform X2, with translation MNSATKVGEIFTAAGQAFSRLGDLTMQLHPNAESPSGSQIRQALKKKAFEDAGIPAKQVPVQQVQHVIQTVQQLPTQQTHVVKQQTIQLNTIQQQHQNVNVITQQQQQHHQPQQTQSGTPQTVHIQHVQRILPVQTTQVAQQQHHPQPTLTAPQSLQTSPKQIIIQQTSAATQIIQQPQTTTVTLQQFQQLQQQQKALLAVSTGSTMATVTENVVLQPATSTQMAQVVQSVQQQSAQQQTTSQQALAVASSAAAITAVAPTTVMVPATGVVSGVAVTTTAPQTTSSIALKSGPDVMMTLNRINTQEHEEECLPADVVKLDFANEEVTG, from the exons ATGAATTCGGCGACGAAA GTTGGCGAAATATTTACAGCCGCTGGCCAAGCTTTTAGTCGTTTGGGAGATTTAACAATGCAATTGCATCCAAATGCCGAATCGCCATCAGG TTCTCAAATACGACAAGCACTTAAGAAGAAGGCTTTCGAAGATGCCGGTATACCAGCCAAACAGGTGCCTGTGCAGCAAGTACAACATGTCATACAGACCGTGCAACAATTGCCAACACAACAAACGCATGTTGTAAAACAGCAAACAATACAATTGAATACaatacagcaacaacaccaaaatgtgaatgtaataacgcaacaacaacagcagcaccaTCAACCACAACAAACCCAGTCTGGCACACCACAAACAGTGCATATACAACATGTTCAACGTATATTGCCGGTGCAGACAACACAGGTGGCACAGCAGCAACATCATCCTCAACCAACATTAACTGCGCCACAATCGCTACAGACATCACCCAAACAAATTATCATACAACAAACCAGCGCAGCAACACAAATCATACAACAACCACAGACTACCACAGTGACGTTGCAGCAATTCCAAcaattgcaacagcaacaaaaagcaTTGTTGGCCGTATCAACAGGATCAACAATGGCTACTGTGACGGAGAATGTGGTTTTACAACCTGCTACGTCGACGCAAATGGCGCAGGTGGTGCAGTCCGTGCAGCAACAGTCAGCGCAGCAGCAAACAACGTCGCAACAAGCTTTAGCGGTGGCTAGTAGTGCTGCTGCCATAACTGCTGTGGCGCCTACGACAGTTATGGTGCCAGCTACAGGTGTTGTAAGTGGTGTGGCTGTAACGACTACCGCACCGCAAACTACAAGTTCTATAGCTTTGAAATCTGGTCCTGATGTGATGATGACACTGAATCGTATCAACACTCAGGAACACGAAGAAGAATGTCTACCCGCTGATGTGGTCAAATTGGATTTTGCCAATGAAGAGGTAACCGGATGA